One Pseudomonas fluorescens genomic region harbors:
- a CDS encoding MFS transporter codes for MLWQLTQMLWVGGLWLIHLGLQPALGEIGLAPLLIDEVASAFEVLVVGFAAACVLFQALVLIQAEGLASLWRDLRGQVLLLALYACAMFFAVRFGWPDAQRWQVFSFLILGFSGLVLVLQPVPGWSGRVREAHP; via the coding sequence ATGCTTTGGCAATTGACCCAGATGCTGTGGGTCGGTGGTCTATGGTTGATTCATCTCGGTTTGCAGCCGGCGTTGGGCGAAATCGGTCTGGCGCCGCTGTTGATCGACGAAGTGGCCAGTGCGTTTGAAGTGCTGGTGGTGGGATTTGCCGCCGCATGCGTATTGTTTCAGGCTTTGGTGCTGATACAGGCCGAGGGCCTTGCCAGTCTATGGCGTGATCTTCGCGGGCAGGTGCTGCTGTTGGCGTTGTACGCATGTGCGATGTTTTTCGCAGTGCGTTTCGGCTGGCCGGATGCGCAGCGCTGGCAGGTGTTCAGCTTTCTGATTCTGGGTTTTTCCGGGCTGGTGCTGGTATTGCAACCTGTGCCGGGGTGGAGTGGCAGGGTGCGCGAAGCACACCCTTGA
- the carB gene encoding carbamoyl-phosphate synthase large subunit, with protein sequence MPKRTDIKSILILGAGPIVIGQACEFDYSGAQACKALREEGYRVILVNSNPATIMTDPDMADATYIEPIKWQTVAKIIEKERPDAVLPTMGGQTALNCALDLEREGVLEKFGVEMIGANADTIDKAEDRSRFDKAMKSIGLACPRSGIAHSMEEANAVLETLGFPCIIRPSFTMGGTGGGIAYNREEFEEICARGLDLSPTKELLIDESLIGWKEYEMEVVRDKKDNCIIVCSIENFDPMGVHTGDSITVAPAQTLTDKEYQILRNASLAVLREIGVETGGSNVQFGICPNTGRMVVIEMNPRVSRSSALASKATGFPIAKVAAKLAVGYTLDELSNDITGGKTPASFEPSIDYVVTKLPRFAFEKFAKADARLTTQMKSVGEVMAIGRTFQESLQKALRGLEVGVCGLDEKLDLSNPESMSVLKRELTVPGAERIWYVADAFRAGLSVEDIFGMNMIDPWFLVQIEDLIKEEEKVKTLGLSSIDRDLMFKLKRKGFSDQRLAKLLGVTEKNLRTHRQKLEVFPVYKRVDTCAAEFATDTAYLYSTYEEECEAAPSGRDKIMILGGGPNRIGQGIEFDYCCVHAALALREDGYETIMVNCNPETVSTDYDTSDRLYFEPVTLEDVLEICRVEKPKGVIVQYGGQTPLKLARALEAAGVPIIGTSPDAIDRAEDRERFQQMVERLNLRQPPNATVRSEDEAVRAAAKIGYPLVVRPSYVLGGRAMEIVYKEDELKRYLRDAVQVSNDSPVLLDHFLNCAIEMDVDAVCDGKDVVIGAIMQHIEQAGVHSGDSACSLPPYSLPAHIQDEMREQVKKMALELGVVGLMNVQLALQGEDIYVIEVNPRASRTVPFVSKCIGVSLAMIAARVMAGKTLKEIGFTKEIIPNFYSVKEAVFPFAKFPGVDPILGPEMKSTGEVMGVGDTFGEAFAKAQMGASEVLPTGGTAFISVRDDDKPLVAGVARDLINLGFEVVATAGTAKLIEAAGLKVRRVNKVTEGRPHVVDMIKNDEVTLIINTTEGRQSIADSYSIRRNALQHKIYCTTTIAAGEAICEALKFGPEKTVRRLQDLHAGLKA encoded by the coding sequence ATGCCAAAACGTACAGACATTAAAAGCATCCTGATTCTCGGCGCTGGCCCGATCGTTATCGGCCAAGCCTGTGAATTCGACTACTCCGGCGCCCAGGCCTGCAAAGCCCTGCGCGAAGAGGGTTACCGCGTCATTCTGGTGAACTCCAACCCGGCCACCATCATGACCGACCCGGACATGGCCGACGCGACTTACATCGAGCCGATCAAATGGCAGACCGTTGCCAAGATCATCGAAAAAGAACGTCCGGATGCGGTGCTGCCGACCATGGGTGGCCAGACTGCATTGAACTGCGCCCTGGACCTGGAGCGCGAAGGCGTTCTGGAGAAGTTCGGCGTAGAAATGATCGGCGCCAACGCCGACACCATCGACAAAGCTGAAGACCGTTCGCGTTTCGACAAGGCGATGAAATCCATCGGTCTGGCCTGCCCGCGTTCCGGCATCGCCCACAGCATGGAAGAAGCCAATGCGGTTCTCGAAACCCTCGGCTTCCCGTGCATCATCCGTCCGTCCTTCACCATGGGCGGCACGGGTGGCGGCATCGCTTACAACCGTGAAGAATTCGAAGAAATCTGCGCCCGTGGTCTGGACCTGTCGCCGACCAAAGAGCTGCTGATCGACGAATCGCTGATCGGTTGGAAAGAATATGAAATGGAAGTTGTCCGCGACAAAAAGGACAACTGCATCATCGTCTGCTCAATCGAAAACTTCGACCCGATGGGCGTGCACACCGGTGACTCGATCACTGTTGCTCCGGCACAGACCCTGACCGACAAGGAATACCAGATCCTGCGTAACGCCTCGCTGGCGGTACTGCGCGAGATCGGCGTCGAGACTGGCGGTTCCAACGTTCAATTCGGTATCTGCCCGAACACTGGCCGTATGGTCGTGATCGAAATGAACCCGCGTGTATCGCGTTCCTCGGCCCTCGCTTCGAAAGCCACCGGTTTCCCGATCGCCAAGGTCGCGGCCAAACTGGCTGTGGGTTACACCCTTGATGAGCTGTCGAACGACATCACCGGCGGCAAGACCCCGGCGTCCTTCGAGCCGTCGATCGACTACGTCGTCACCAAGCTGCCACGCTTCGCCTTCGAAAAATTCGCCAAGGCTGACGCGCGCCTGACCACGCAAATGAAATCGGTGGGCGAAGTCATGGCCATCGGCCGGACCTTCCAGGAATCCCTGCAGAAAGCCCTGCGCGGTCTGGAAGTTGGCGTTTGCGGTCTGGACGAGAAGCTCGACCTGAGCAATCCGGAAAGCATGAGCGTGCTCAAGCGCGAGCTGACCGTGCCGGGCGCCGAGCGTATCTGGTACGTGGCGGACGCCTTCCGCGCCGGCCTGTCGGTCGAAGACATCTTCGGCATGAACATGATCGACCCGTGGTTCCTTGTGCAGATCGAAGACCTGATCAAGGAAGAAGAGAAGGTCAAGACTCTCGGTCTGTCCTCCATCGATCGCGACCTGATGTTCAAGCTCAAGCGCAAAGGCTTCTCCGATCAGCGTCTAGCCAAGCTGCTGGGCGTGACTGAAAAGAATCTGCGCACGCACCGGCAGAAGCTGGAAGTGTTCCCGGTCTACAAGCGCGTCGACACTTGCGCGGCCGAGTTCGCCACTGACACCGCTTATCTCTACTCGACGTACGAGGAAGAGTGCGAAGCGGCGCCGTCCGGTCGCGACAAGATCATGATTCTGGGTGGCGGTCCGAACCGTATCGGCCAGGGCATCGAGTTCGACTACTGCTGTGTTCACGCCGCTCTCGCACTGCGCGAAGACGGTTACGAAACCATCATGGTCAACTGCAACCCGGAAACCGTTTCCACTGACTACGACACCTCCGACCGTCTGTATTTCGAGCCGGTAACCCTGGAAGACGTACTGGAAATCTGCCGCGTCGAGAAGCCGAAAGGCGTGATCGTGCAGTATGGTGGCCAGACTCCGCTGAAACTGGCTCGCGCTCTCGAAGCGGCCGGCGTGCCGATCATCGGCACCAGCCCTGACGCCATCGACCGCGCTGAAGACCGTGAGCGCTTCCAGCAAATGGTTGAGCGTCTGAACCTGCGTCAGCCGCCAAACGCCACCGTGCGCAGCGAAGACGAAGCCGTTCGCGCGGCGGCGAAAATCGGTTATCCGTTGGTGGTGCGCCCGTCCTACGTACTGGGCGGCCGCGCGATGGAAATCGTTTACAAGGAAGACGAGCTCAAGCGTTACCTGCGTGACGCGGTGCAAGTGTCCAACGACAGCCCGGTGCTGCTCGACCACTTCCTCAACTGCGCCATCGAAATGGACGTGGACGCGGTTTGCGACGGCAAAGATGTGGTGATCGGCGCGATCATGCAGCACATCGAACAGGCTGGCGTTCACTCCGGTGACTCGGCTTGCTCGCTGCCGCCGTACTCGCTGCCGGCGCACATCCAGGACGAGATGCGCGAGCAGGTCAAGAAAATGGCCCTGGAACTGGGCGTTGTCGGCTTGATGAACGTGCAACTGGCATTGCAGGGCGAAGACATCTACGTCATCGAAGTCAACCCGCGTGCTTCGCGTACCGTACCGTTCGTATCGAAGTGCATCGGTGTCTCTCTGGCCATGATCGCTGCCCGCGTGATGGCCGGTAAGACCCTGAAAGAAATCGGCTTCACCAAAGAAATCATCCCGAACTTCTACAGCGTGAAAGAGGCGGTGTTCCCGTTCGCCAAATTCCCTGGCGTTGACCCGATCCTCGGCCCAGAGATGAAGTCGACCGGTGAAGTGATGGGTGTCGGCGACACCTTCGGTGAAGCCTTCGCCAAGGCCCAGATGGGCGCCAGCGAAGTTCTGCCGACCGGCGGTACTGCGTTCATCAGCGTACGTGACGACGACAAGCCACTGGTTGCAGGCGTGGCCCGTGATCTGATCAACTTGGGCTTCGAAGTGGTCGCCACGGCCGGCACTGCCAAGCTGATCGAAGCCGCAGGTCTGAAAGTGCGCCGCGTGAACAAGGTGACCGAGGGTCGTCCGCACGTGGTCGATATGATCAAGAATGACGAAGTCACGCTGATCATCAACACCACCGAAGGTCGTCAGTCGATCGCTGATTCGTACTCCATTCGTCGTAATGCCCTGCAGCACAAGATTTACTGCACCACCACCATTGCTGCGGGCGAGGCTATCTGTGAAGCGCTGAAGTTCGGTCCGGAAAAGACCGTGCGCCGCTTGCAGGATCTACACGCAGGATTGAAGGCATGA
- the ftsH gene encoding ATP-dependent zinc metalloprotease FtsH, which produces MAKNLILWLIIAAVLVTVMNNFSSPNEPQTLNYSDFIQQVKDGKVERVAVDGYVITGKRNDGDSFKTIRPAIQDNGLIGDLVDNHVVVEGKQPEQQSIWTQLLVASFPILVIIAVFMFFMRQMQGGAGGKGGPMSFGKSKARLLSEDQVKTTLADVAGCDEAKEEVGELVEFLRDPGKFQRLGGRIPRGVLMVGPPGTGKTLLAKAIAGEAKVPFFTISGSDFVEMFVGVGASRVRDMFEQAKKHAPCIIFIDEIDAVGRHRGAGMGGGHDEREQTLNQLLVEMDGFEMNDGIIVIAATNRPDVLDPALLRPGRFDRQVVVGLPDIRGREQILKVHMRKVPMGDDVAPAVIARGTPGFSGADLANLVNEASLFAARSGKRIVEMKEFELAKDKIMMGAERKSMVMSEKEKQNTAYHEAGHAIVGRVVPEHDPVYKVSIIPRGRALGVTMFLPEEDRYSLSKRALISQICSLYGGRIAEEMTLGFDGVTTGASNDIMRASQIARNMVTKWGLSEKLGPLMYAEEEGEVFLGRGGGGQAASFSGETAKLIDSEVRSIIDQCYGTAKQILTDNRDKLDAMADALMKYETIDAEQIDDIMAGRTPREPRDWSGGTGTPPPPVVRDERPENPIGGPAADV; this is translated from the coding sequence ATGGCAAAGAATCTGATCCTGTGGTTGATCATCGCGGCAGTCCTGGTGACGGTGATGAACAACTTCTCCAGCCCTAACGAGCCGCAGACCCTCAACTATTCCGACTTCATCCAGCAGGTCAAGGATGGCAAGGTCGAGCGCGTTGCCGTCGACGGTTATGTCATCACGGGCAAGCGTAACGATGGCGATAGCTTCAAGACCATTCGTCCGGCCATTCAGGACAATGGCCTGATTGGTGATCTGGTCGACAACCACGTTGTGGTTGAAGGCAAGCAGCCTGAGCAGCAAAGCATCTGGACCCAGCTTCTGGTGGCCAGCTTCCCGATCCTGGTGATCATCGCGGTGTTCATGTTCTTCATGCGCCAGATGCAGGGCGGTGCGGGCGGCAAGGGCGGCCCGATGAGCTTCGGCAAGAGCAAGGCACGCCTGCTTTCCGAAGATCAGGTGAAAACCACTTTGGCTGACGTTGCCGGTTGCGACGAAGCCAAGGAAGAAGTCGGCGAGCTGGTCGAATTCCTCCGTGATCCGGGCAAGTTCCAGCGCCTGGGCGGTCGTATTCCTCGGGGCGTACTGATGGTCGGTCCTCCGGGTACCGGTAAAACCTTGCTGGCCAAGGCGATTGCCGGCGAAGCCAAGGTGCCGTTCTTCACCATTTCCGGTTCTGACTTTGTCGAAATGTTCGTCGGCGTCGGCGCAAGCCGTGTCCGTGACATGTTCGAGCAGGCCAAGAAGCACGCGCCTTGCATCATCTTCATCGACGAAATCGACGCCGTTGGTCGCCATCGTGGCGCCGGTATGGGTGGCGGTCACGACGAACGCGAGCAGACTCTCAACCAATTGCTGGTTGAGATGGACGGCTTCGAAATGAATGACGGCATCATTGTGATTGCCGCAACCAACCGTCCTGACGTTCTCGATCCAGCGCTGCTGCGCCCGGGTCGTTTCGACCGTCAGGTGGTGGTTGGCTTGCCGGACATTCGTGGTCGCGAGCAGATCCTGAAAGTGCACATGCGCAAAGTGCCAATGGGCGACGACGTTGCTCCAGCCGTTATCGCACGCGGTACTCCGGGCTTCTCGGGTGCTGACTTGGCGAACCTGGTCAACGAAGCATCACTGTTCGCTGCGCGCAGCGGCAAGCGCATCGTTGAAATGAAGGAATTCGAGTTGGCCAAAGACAAGATCATGATGGGCGCCGAGCGCAAATCAATGGTCATGTCTGAGAAAGAAAAGCAGAACACGGCTTACCACGAAGCGGGTCACGCTATCGTTGGTCGCGTCGTGCCTGAGCATGATCCGGTTTACAAAGTGTCTATCATTCCACGCGGTCGTGCACTGGGGGTGACGATGTTCCTCCCGGAAGAAGATCGCTACAGCCTGTCCAAGCGTGCCTTGATCAGTCAGATCTGCTCGCTGTACGGCGGTCGTATTGCTGAAGAGATGACTCTGGGTTTTGACGGTGTAACTACCGGTGCTTCCAACGACATCATGCGTGCCAGCCAGATCGCGCGGAACATGGTGACCAAGTGGGGCTTGTCGGAAAAACTCGGTCCGTTGATGTACGCAGAAGAAGAGGGTGAAGTATTCCTGGGTCGCGGCGGTGGTGGTCAGGCTGCCAGCTTCTCTGGCGAAACAGCCAAGCTGATCGACTCGGAAGTTCGCAGTATCATCGATCAGTGCTACGGCACCGCCAAGCAGATCCTCACGGACAACCGTGACAAGCTGGATGCGATGGCTGACGCGCTGATGAAATACGAGACGATTGATGCTGAGCAGATCGACGACATCATGGCGGGTCGCACACCTCGCGAGCCTCGTGACTGGTCTGGTGGTACGGGCACGCCTCCGCCGCCTGTCGTTCGAGACGAGCGTCCGGAAAATCCGATTGGCGGTCCGGCTGCTGACGTTTAA
- the greA gene encoding transcription elongation factor GreA → MTKYPMTVQGARALEEEHTHLTKVVRPKLSQDIGTARELGDLKENAEYHAAREQQGMVEARIRDIEGRIQNQVIIDVTTIPHTGKVIFGTTVEIANVETDESVTYHIVGEDEADFKLGKISVGSPLARALIGKEEGDVVAVKTPGGVIEYEIVEVRHI, encoded by the coding sequence ATAACCAAGTACCCAATGACTGTTCAGGGCGCTCGCGCCCTGGAAGAAGAGCACACTCATCTGACCAAGGTCGTTCGTCCGAAGCTCAGCCAGGACATCGGTACGGCCCGTGAGTTGGGTGACCTTAAGGAAAACGCTGAATACCATGCCGCGCGCGAACAGCAGGGCATGGTCGAGGCGCGTATTCGTGACATCGAGGGCCGGATTCAGAATCAGGTCATCATCGACGTCACGACTATTCCGCACACCGGCAAGGTGATCTTCGGCACGACCGTCGAAATCGCCAACGTCGAGACCGATGAAAGCGTCACCTACCACATCGTGGGAGAAGATGAGGCTGACTTCAAACTCGGCAAGATTTCGGTTGGCTCGCCTCTGGCTCGCGCCTTGATCGGTAAGGAAGAGGGCGATGTAGTCGCCGTGAAAACGCCTGGTGGCGTTATCGAGTACGAGATTGTCGAAGTTCGTCACATCTGA
- a CDS encoding YhbY family RNA-binding protein: MPLTPEQKKQYKSIGHHLKPVLTVADNGLTEGVLAELERALADHELIKIKLNILDRESRLAHIAELCKVGKADLVQVIGKMALVYRKNFSANKQLSNVHRFK, encoded by the coding sequence ATGCCGCTCACTCCCGAGCAGAAGAAACAGTACAAATCCATCGGTCACCACCTGAAACCGGTCTTGACCGTGGCTGACAATGGGTTGACTGAAGGTGTGCTAGCAGAACTTGAACGCGCTTTGGCCGATCACGAACTGATCAAAATCAAGCTCAACATTCTTGATCGCGAGTCGCGCTTGGCGCACATCGCGGAGCTGTGCAAGGTCGGCAAAGCTGATCTGGTGCAGGTCATCGGCAAGATGGCGCTGGTTTACCGCAAGAACTTCAGCGCTAACAAGCAGCTGTCGAACGTTCATCGCTTCAAGTGA
- the rlmE gene encoding 23S rRNA (uridine(2552)-2'-O)-methyltransferase RlmE, whose translation MARSKTSLGWLKRHVNDPYVKQAQKDGYRSRASYKLLEIQEKYKLIRPGMSVVDLGAAPGGWSQVTSRLIGGQGRLIASDILEMDSIPDVQFIQGDFTEDAVLAQILEAVGNSQVDLVISDMAPNMSGTPEVDMPKAMFLCELALDLAERILKPGGNFVIKIFQGEGFDVYLKDARKKFDKIQMIKPDSSRGSSREQYMLAWGYRGNE comes from the coding sequence ATGGCGCGTTCCAAGACAAGCCTTGGTTGGCTGAAAAGACATGTCAACGATCCCTATGTGAAGCAGGCGCAGAAGGATGGCTATCGTTCGCGTGCAAGTTACAAACTGCTGGAGATCCAGGAAAAGTACAAACTGATCCGTCCAGGCATGAGCGTGGTCGATCTGGGCGCGGCGCCTGGTGGCTGGTCCCAGGTGACCAGTCGTCTGATCGGCGGTCAGGGGCGTTTGATCGCCTCGGACATTCTGGAGATGGACAGCATTCCCGACGTGCAATTTATCCAGGGGGACTTTACCGAGGACGCAGTGCTCGCCCAGATCCTTGAAGCCGTGGGTAATTCGCAGGTGGACCTTGTGATTTCCGATATGGCCCCCAATATGAGTGGTACGCCTGAAGTGGATATGCCGAAAGCCATGTTCCTTTGCGAGCTGGCGCTTGATCTGGCAGAGCGGATCCTCAAGCCGGGTGGTAATTTCGTGATCAAGATTTTTCAGGGCGAAGGGTTTGACGTATACCTGAAGGATGCCCGGAAGAAATTCGACAAGATCCAGATGATCAAGCCGGACTCTTCCCGCGGCAGTTCTCGCGAGCAGTACATGCTGGCGTGGGGCTACCGCGGTAATGAATAA